Part of the Nicotiana sylvestris chromosome 2, ASM39365v2, whole genome shotgun sequence genome, TGCTTCAAAATGTAGGTTTTATATAAATTTGTAACtgtaccgataattagggtaggttttttattttatgaaaataaaccgaaaaaaatGAACCGTGCCGAATAAATTTActtatgaaaaatatattatatattaaatttaaaaataataaagcattaaacTTTTTCTTGGGCCATGAAATTATGAAAACTGTTACAAGTCAACAAGTAATTATATTGAATCCTAATCCAAccctattatgctacttctaccTAACATAAATTATTTTCAACATATTTAgcagcaagacacaaagtattctagcaaTTATGAGTAGTAAACTACAATGTGTTAAATATGTTTTCTTTCGtatgatttagatttatctttttgaatatttaatcttctatagattTTATTCTTCAGTCCCAACTTGGCGAATATCTTTacactcgtgtgatttatatttttttcttttcttagttttTTTTACGTTGTTATAAAATAGTTTATAGGATCTATATTATGGATATCTTTTATGTTTTCTTAATTCATCatactttaaacagtaaaaatatctagagagttttgctaagtcttataaaagtacgtatgttattgcattctacttctactacTGACTTTTATAAAACATTTAAAAGCATATAAAAAATTAACCGAACTGTGCCAATATCGAAGAAAAACCGACATGATTgagacggtttcgaaaagtctaatttgattatacataataaaataaccgaaaaattaatatggtacaaattttataaaataaccggtcCAGCCGAACCATTAACACTCTACTAACTATCATTACAATAATAATATAGTGTCTAATTGACCCCACTTGGGTGGGTTCGCCACTGGACTAAAAGGGATGACTTCTTTTTCCCCGCAAGATAGGACTGCTTTTTAATGATGGTAGAATTAAAAGCAACAGCTTTGAAATCTTAAGTCAACTTATAGCTTGTTTGGCATAGCCATAAATTAgcttattttaataaatatttttttcttaaaagtacttttggtgagaagaaATTTATggttgactaattaatttaaaaagcatTTTTGAGGAGCAATTAATGTTTGACCAAACTTTCAAAAACTGCTTCTAAATGTAGGTTTTATATAAATTTTTAATtgtaccgataattagggtaggttttttattttatgaaaataaatcgAAAAAAATGAACCGTGCCGAATAAATTTActtatgaaaaatatattatatattaaatttaaaaataataaagaattAAACTTTTTCTTTGGCCATGAAATTGTGAAAACTGTTACAAGTCAACAAATAATTAAATTGAATCCTAATCCAAccctattatgctacttctaccTAACATAAATTATTTTCAGCAAATTTagtagcaagacacaaagtattctagcaaTTATGAGTAGTAAACTACAATGTGTTAAATATGTTTTCTTTCGtatgatttagatttatctttttgaatatttaatcttctatagattttattcttgagtcccaactTGGCGAATATCTTTACACTCgtgttatttatatttttttttcttttcttagtttcTTTTACGTTGTTATAAAATAGTTTATAGGATCTATATTATGGATATCTTTTATGTTTTCTTAATTCATCatactttaaacagtaaaaatatctagagagttttgctaagtcttataaaagtacgtatgttattgcattctacttctactacTGACTTTTATAAAACATTTAAAAGCATATAAAAAATTAACCGAACTGTGCCAATATCGAAGAAAAACCGACATGATTgagacggtttcgaaaagtctaatttgattatacataataaaataaccgaaaaattaatatggtacaaattttataaaataaccggtcCAGCCGAACCATTAACACTCTACTAACTATCATTACAATAATAATATAGTGTCTAATTGACCCCACTTGGGTGGGTTCGCCACTGGACTAAAAGGGATGACTTCTTTTTCCCCGCAAGATAGGACTGCTTTTTAATGATGGTAGAATTAAAAGCAACAGCTTTTAAATCTTAAGTCAacttatagcttgtttggccaagccataaattagcttattttaataaatatttttttttaatagtacttttggtgagaagcaatttgtggttgactaattaatttaaaaagcatTTTTGAggagcaattagtgtttgaccaaactttCAAAAACTGCTTCTAAATGTAGGTTTTATATAAATTTGTAACtgtaccgataattagggtatgttttttattttatgaaaataaaccgaaaaaaatGAACCGTGCCGAATAAATTTActtatgaaaaatatattatatattaaatttaaaaataataaagcattaaacTTTTTCTTGGGCCATGAAATTATGAAAACTGTTACAAGTCAACAAGTAATTATATTGAATCCTAATCCAAccctattatgctacttctaccTAACTTAAATTATTTTCAACATATTTagtagcaagacacaaagtattctagcgattatgagtagtaAACTACAATGTGTTTAATATGTTTTCTTTCGtatgatttagatttatctttttgaatatttaatcttctatagactttattcttgagtcccaactTTGCGAATATCTTTacactcgtgtgatttatatttttttttcttttcttagtttcTTTTATGCTGTTATAAAATAGTTGATAGGATCTATATTATGAATATCTTTTATGTTTTCTTATTTCATCatactttaaacagtaaaaatatctagagagttttgctaagtcttataaaagtacgtatgttattgcattctacttatACTACTGACTTTTATAAAACATTTAAAAGCATATaaaaaattaaccgaactatgCCAATATCGAAGAAAAACCGACATGATTgagacggtttcgaaaagtctaatttgattatacataataaaataaccgaaaaattaatatggtacaaattttataaaataaccggtcCAGCCGAACCATTAACACTCTACTAACTATCATTACAATAATAATATAGTGTCTAATTGACCCCACTTGGGTGGGTTCGCCACTGGACTAAAAGGGATGACTTCTTTTTCCCCGCAAGATAGGACTGCTTTTTAACGATGGTAGAATTAAAAGCAACAGCTTTGAAATCTTAAGTCAACGTTTGGCCAAGCCATAAATTAtcttattttaataaatattttttcttaaaagtacttttggtgagaagcaatttgtggttgactaattaatttaaaaagcatttttgagcagcaattagtatttGACCAAACTTTCAAAAACTGCTTCtaaatgtatttttctcaaaaacgcttttcaaaaaaaatgcttttgaagagaaactattttttctgcttctccaaaactgtttcTACTTCtcttcaaaaatatatttttttcttctaaatttgGCCATACACTTTAActttgagaaagaaaaaaaaatactttttttgaaaaaaaataatacttcAAAGATTGGATaagtttggccaaacatgctattaaTTCCATCCAAAATCAAAACCATCAGCGTTACTAAAAACCGCAAATCAATTGGCCTCAAAACGATTAGCATGACTAAAATAACGAAAATCAGTTGGCCAGTCTATGTCACTCACTCCTAAGCCTCAAAAGATCACTTTTCTTCCAAGGGCGTAATTTGACTTGTTacaataaaaacaataataaatttAGCATAATTTTATTAGTAGAATTTGAGAATGATAGTGTGTTCgactataaaataaaataaaatttgccTCGTTTAACTTCTGAATTTTCAAACTACACTAGTCATTGCCTTACAAAATAAACGCATGTGGGAGTGGGACAACTACAAATACTAGTAGATAAAGGTCCCTTAAAATAAAGACAAGATTTCCAGGCCAATGACAGCTCTATAATACTTCCAACTTAGAAAAACTCACAACCCACATTACCACAAATTAACTCAACTGTCTCACTATATTTAAATAAATTTGTTGGAAATTCAAGATATGATAAGCTAAATGGATCTAAAAGGatcctttttaaaataaaattaaattaaatttccaCATAATCCCAAATATTTGCCACGCCATCAATTGCTCCAAACAAGCatctccaaagaatcttgatcaTTTGATTATTCACACTCATtaaagtaaagaaaaagaaaaaaaatgaaaatgacaaaTACATTTGACCCCATTCTTGCAATTGCTCCTCTTTTTTCTATTACATCCATGGTCCAATGGGACCAAATATAACGATCAGAATTAAATAAAAGGGGCAATTTGTTCATGAAAAAGATGGGAATCGAGTGCACCTCTGTGAAAGGAACACTTTGCAATCATCCTTTGGAGCAATGGTTGGAATATACGCGATATCATCACAGCCGTCCGTTTTGTGCCTCTTGAAATCAATCAGAGCCGTAAACAACGCAATGAAGAGCATCAATTGATTTATAGCGTACCTCTGTCCCACACATCCATGGGACCCAGCTCCAAATGCTAGATAGTTCTTCTTGTAAACCCGTTCCTCTTGCCTCTCCTCCATAAACCGGTCCGGGTCAAACTTCTCCGGTTCAGGAAACCCCTGGAAAGACGAGTCAAAAACAGAAGGGAAAACAATAGTCCCTTTAGGAATAACATAATCATCAGTTAACCGGAATTCTTCGCCGGCAATGTGCGGCACCAAAGTCGCCGGAGTTCTGATTCTAACAACCTCACGCGCCACCGCTTCCAGGTACTTCATTTCCCTAAGCATCTCCGCCGTCAACGGCTGCTCAGATTCTGGCGACCAGAATTTCACCACTTCCGACCGGACTTTCTCCAGAACTTGCGGGTGGGATTCCAAAAGCACCACTGCCCATAAcagagaagaagtagaagcatCTTGAGCCGCAAAGAGGAAGTCAAATAAGTAACTACCAAGTTCCTTGCCGGTATACTCGAACGGCTTTTGTGAACCATTAATCTTAGCTTCCTGAATCTCTCTGAAATACTCCTGCATCCAAAAATCAATTAAGCACGTGGGTTCTTCGTCACCTCGCATCTTATTTTGGCTCTGTGCTGCACAAACGGAAAGCGTATCAACTAGTCTCCCAACAGCTAACCTAGCGTCTCTGAAGGCGAAACCGGGTAAATCAACAGGGAGTTTCATTAACCCAACATTGAAGTAATTATAGTCAACATTGAACCGCTTTCTGGAATCTTCGTTTAAGTATGGGCCGACGAAGACAGTCTGAGAAGTATCCAAGTTCATATCGCGACAAAGGAGGCGAAGTGTGATTGGTTTGTTAGGGGATTTTGATGCTTCGTCCAACCAGGACTGAAAGTGTTTGATAATAATTTTTTGTTGGATAACAGTGTAAGTAGCAAGAGCTTTAGGGGTAAAATTAGGGGCCATTCGACGGCGATGGTCTTTATGTTCTTGACCAAACATGTAAATCAAGTTATGCTCACCAAATAGCCTTTTCCCAAAAGGGTGCCCGATCAGCTGGAAAGCGTCAGGACGGACATTGGCAAAGACTTTGTGGGAAAGGTCAGTGGAGTGAATAAAGAGAATGAATTTACCGATGATGTAGTTAGCACAGAAGCCATGGCCTGTAGACTTGGCGAAAGAGGTTTGGTCTTGCCAGAATTTGGTGGGATTGATGATTAAAGAAATCACGTTGCCGAGGAAAGGGAAGACAAGAGTTGGACCAGGAATAGAACGCTTCTTCTTCAGGTAAGAGATCTGTTCAAGAAGAAGTAGAAGAGCTATGAAGGAGAAGAAATAAGGTGTCCATGGGGATAGAATGACCCAAATGGATGCCATATGCAGCTCAGCTCAGCTCAGCTCTATTTCTTCTCCGGTCCTCACCAAAAATGGTTGTGATACCAATGAATCTAAAATGCTCTGTGGTTTTTTGGTGTATTGGGTTTATATAATAGGAAGATGGGTCAAAATGGGAAGGGTGGATTGGTGGGTCAAACAAGCAATGCTGAAGTTAATAAGGAAAACCGTGCAATAAAACTTGGAAAACGTGGAAGGAGAAAATGAAAAGTAAGAGATACCAAATCTGAATTGTTTAAAGGCAGAAAATCTCAGATTGTTCAAAGAAAAAGAGCGACTGGCTGCTGAGTACAGTGACTCAATCATATGGGTAATTTATGGTGAGTCCTGACTCAGGTGGTCATGGCTTGTTATCAAGGAGGAGGATTTTACAATAGTTTTGTGGTCTGAGTTGCATTTTGGGAGGGGTTTGGAGAGGGAGGAAGTGCACTATTGGATATAGGGATTGGGTTTTTGTTGGAAAGATTGGAAGCGAAAAAGATGGATAAGAGAGCCAAGAACAAAATGACAATTGAGAGCCCTCTTTTAAATTTACCTTCAAGAGAGATAATTTTTGTCTATTAGTACTATTTTAGCATGGATTGAAAGCTtgcttggatggttgttacatattATTTCTTAACGTATCATGGCATAATACCTTAACACCCCCTAAACTTGACACGTAATTACAGTCTTAAATTATTTGTGGTCTTAATTATCTCCTCCCCCTCAACTTGGCCTTATGAGAGCCACTACCTTCTAGACGCTGATGTGGCAAAAATTGTGGGTCCACTTGCCTGCCACATGAATTTTTTTGTATATGtggcatttttaaaaaaataaaatatatttttatctttttaaatatgttacttttttggataatttttttcgaatacaatttataataaaacttggatagaactacattatttaggctaaatttttttatttggctaaaaataataaagttttggttaatcttttttttttttgaatttgacctgaaaataaatatttatacaattgaaataaattgtcaaggcatctaaaaagttataaaaaatacacaattcgaaattaattattttggctataattttgttatatagctctaaattatggtgctctaaaaatataattttttttacagattttacctgaaaaagtaaaaatacacagttgaaataaatagtcattgcatcaaaagaagaaataaaaagagtgtacaatGCAAGTGATTTCTTTTTATTGCatcaaaaaagaaattaaaaagtacacagttgaaataaatagtcatgactatttatttcaactgtgtatttttactttttcaggtaaaatctataaaaaaaatatttttagagcaccataatttagagctatataaaaaattatagccaaaataattaatttcgaactatgtattttttataactttttagatgccttgactatttatttcaattatataaatctttattttcaggtcaaattcaaaaaaagattaactaaaactttattatttttagccaaataaaaaacttagcctaaataatgtagtatccaagttttattataaattgtattcgaaaaaaattattcaaaaaagtaatatacttaaaaaggtaaaaatatattttatttttaaaaaaaatgccacATACAGAAAAATCCTCGTGGTAGGCGAGTGCACCCACACTCTTTGCCACAGCAGCGTCCAGGGGAGTAATGAGTC contains:
- the LOC104234654 gene encoding cytochrome P450 710A11, yielding MASIWVILSPWTPYFFSFIALLLLLEQISYLKKKRSIPGPTLVFPFLGNVISLIINPTKFWQDQTSFAKSTGHGFCANYIIGKFILFIHSTDLSHKVFANVRPDAFQLIGHPFGKRLFGEHNLIYMFGQEHKDHRRRMAPNFTPKALATYTVIQQKIIIKHFQSWLDEASKSPNKPITLRLLCRDMNLDTSQTVFVGPYLNEDSRKRFNVDYNYFNVGLMKLPVDLPGFAFRDARLAVGRLVDTLSVCAAQSQNKMRGDEEPTCLIDFWMQEYFREIQEAKINGSQKPFEYTGKELGSYLFDFLFAAQDASTSSLLWAVVLLESHPQVLEKVRSEVVKFWSPESEQPLTAEMLREMKYLEAVAREVVRIRTPATLVPHIAGEEFRLTDDYVIPKGTIVFPSVFDSSFQGFPEPEKFDPDRFMEERQEERVYKKNYLAFGAGSHGCVGQRYAINQLMLFIALFTALIDFKRHKTDGCDDIAYIPTIAPKDDCKVFLSQRCTRFPSFS